One genomic region from Streptomyces sp. NBC_01431 encodes:
- a CDS encoding small secreted protein, with protein sequence MNKKLAAALSGGAVLMLTLSGCSDDSNKKVDDWAKTFCNTAQPQFKKITDANAAIQAQTRDDSKPADVQKTDSAAFQQISDAYKALGAAVDKAGAPPVKDGATTQQEAVKELNASSVSYANLQKKVAALNAGDQAAFAKGLEDIATELGKISSSGDASLKKLESGDIGTAMQKQPGCQKQTPSSPAPSASGAGAPPAKSASPSGSASPSGSASPSASASQSSKP encoded by the coding sequence GTGAACAAGAAGCTTGCAGCCGCACTGTCCGGCGGTGCGGTACTGATGCTGACGTTGTCGGGCTGCAGCGACGACTCCAACAAGAAGGTCGACGACTGGGCGAAGACCTTCTGCAACACGGCCCAGCCCCAGTTCAAGAAGATCACCGACGCCAACGCGGCCATTCAGGCGCAGACGCGCGACGACAGCAAGCCGGCCGATGTGCAGAAGACGGACTCGGCCGCCTTCCAGCAGATCTCGGACGCCTACAAGGCGCTGGGGGCCGCCGTGGACAAGGCGGGCGCACCGCCGGTCAAGGACGGCGCGACCACCCAGCAGGAGGCCGTCAAGGAGCTGAACGCCTCCTCCGTGTCCTACGCGAACCTCCAGAAGAAGGTCGCCGCGCTCAACGCCGGCGACCAAGCCGCGTTCGCCAAGGGCCTGGAGGACATCGCGACCGAGCTCGGCAAGATCAGCTCGTCGGGTGACGCCTCGCTGAAGAAGCTCGAATCCGGCGACATCGGCACGGCCATGCAGAAGCAGCCCGGCTGCCAGAAGCAGACGCCGTCCTCGCCCGCGCCTTCGGCGTCGGGAGCGGGCGCACCGCCCGCCAAGTCGGCCTCGCCGTCCGGTTCGGCCTCGCCTTCGGGCTCCGCGTCACCGTCGGCCTCGGCCTCGCAGAGCAGCAAGCCGTAG
- a CDS encoding DUF7059 domain-containing protein: protein MSTTSLPAPGRAALLRDALLAAAFTADGLLDLLGAPAYAALARSETVPALRATRGQAPLDTLVRLFLLQQPVAYESARAALPLEEGLADGWVVRSGDEVRATVDVRPYGGPEGQDWFIVSDLGCAVGGAGGASGRDEAMVLGVGGASTTLAGLTVRMPVDSALDLGTGSGIQALHAAQHATRVTATDLNPRALDFTRLTLALSGAPEAELKTGSLYEPVGDETYDLIVSNPPFVISPGARLTYRDGAMGGDDLCRTLVQQAGERLNPGGYAQFLANWQHVEGEEWQDRLRSWVPRGCDAWIVQREVQDVTQYAELWLRDAGDHRDDPVRYAERYEAWLDEFEARKTKAVGFGWITLRRTDSERPSIVAEEWPHPVEQPLGDAVRAHFERQDYLRRHDDAALLADRFRLADEVVQEQVGLPGAEDPEHVVLRQNRGMRRATKVDTVGAGFAGVCDGQLTAGRILDAIAQLIDEDPVLLRDRTPEAIRLLVEQGFLEPVRD, encoded by the coding sequence GTGAGTACGACCAGTCTTCCCGCGCCCGGTCGCGCAGCCCTGCTGCGCGACGCCCTGCTCGCCGCCGCCTTCACCGCCGACGGGCTGCTCGACCTGCTCGGCGCGCCCGCGTACGCGGCGCTGGCCCGCAGCGAGACCGTTCCCGCGCTGCGCGCCACCCGCGGGCAGGCGCCGCTCGACACGCTGGTGCGGCTGTTCCTGCTCCAACAGCCGGTCGCGTACGAGAGCGCCCGCGCGGCGCTGCCGCTTGAGGAGGGGCTCGCGGACGGCTGGGTGGTCCGCTCGGGCGACGAGGTGCGGGCCACGGTGGACGTACGGCCGTACGGCGGACCCGAGGGGCAGGACTGGTTCATCGTCTCCGACCTCGGCTGCGCGGTCGGTGGCGCGGGCGGGGCGAGCGGGCGCGACGAGGCCATGGTGCTCGGCGTCGGCGGCGCGTCGACGACGCTGGCGGGCCTGACGGTCCGGATGCCCGTGGACTCGGCCCTCGACCTCGGTACGGGCTCGGGCATCCAGGCGCTGCACGCGGCGCAGCACGCGACGCGGGTCACCGCCACCGACCTGAACCCGCGCGCGCTCGACTTCACCCGGCTCACCCTCGCCCTGTCCGGCGCGCCGGAGGCCGAGCTGAAGACCGGCTCGCTGTACGAGCCGGTGGGGGACGAGACGTACGACCTGATCGTGTCCAACCCGCCGTTCGTGATCTCGCCCGGCGCCCGGCTGACCTACCGGGACGGTGCGATGGGCGGGGACGATCTGTGCCGCACGCTCGTTCAGCAGGCGGGGGAGCGACTCAACCCCGGCGGATACGCCCAGTTCCTGGCCAACTGGCAGCACGTCGAGGGCGAGGAGTGGCAGGACAGGCTGCGGTCCTGGGTACCCCGGGGCTGTGATGCCTGGATCGTGCAGCGCGAGGTCCAGGACGTCACGCAGTACGCCGAGCTGTGGCTGCGCGACGCCGGGGACCACCGCGACGACCCCGTGCGGTACGCGGAGCGCTACGAGGCATGGCTGGACGAGTTCGAGGCGCGCAAGACCAAGGCGGTCGGCTTCGGCTGGATCACCCTGCGCCGCACTGACAGCGAGCGGCCGTCCATCGTGGCCGAGGAGTGGCCGCACCCGGTCGAGCAGCCGCTCGGCGACGCGGTACGGGCGCACTTCGAGCGGCAGGACTATCTGCGGCGGCACGACGACGCGGCGCTGCTCGCCGACCGGTTCCGGCTGGCCGACGAAGTGGTGCAGGAGCAGGTGGGGCTGCCGGGCGCCGAGGACCCGGAGCACGTGGTGCTGCGGCAGAACCGGGGCATGCGCCGCGCCACCAAGGTGGACACCGTGGGCGCGGGCTTCGCGGGCGTCTGCGACGGGCAGTTGACGGCCGGACGCATCCTGGACGCCATCGCGCAGCTGATCGACGAGGACCCGGTCCTGCTACGGGACCGGACCCCGGAGGCCATCCGGCTCCTGGTGGAACAGGGCTTCCTGGAGCCGGTGCGGGACTGA
- a CDS encoding condensation domain-containing protein translates to MRMTDIQRCEVRPGRLVEWALSPATVTAAAGLPVDPRPPAYVQESHIRTARSVREDGLTVPTWLGTAFDIPGTVDLDALQDALRSWTLRHETLRSGFRWDGDEMRRFTLDAEAVSLHREEAGDFPDAARLVQHLQDRFDAAANALSWPNFLYAAVIRADCTSVYMAFDHSNVDAYSIQRLPAEINELYAAAAEGRPAEESPVGSYVDFCEIERADADRIDGTHAIVGRWREFIRRCNGKLPNFPVELGLEPGGPLPTQKLMREMLVDADAAAAFESYCRPFGGSLVGILAATSLIVHEISGQPVYRAVLPFHTRVKSKWSDSVGWYVGGAPIEVAMDNAPDFRGALAAVRAELQANRSLARMPLARVLRLLGSDFRPTSPDLYSIVSYVDARGIPGSERWDELAAYGLVRVSYGDQVCVWLNRLHEGLWFTCRYPDTDVAFKNMRLYVERLGDIILSVAREQRALELAPHDLVG, encoded by the coding sequence GTGCGAATGACCGACATCCAGCGTTGCGAGGTCCGGCCCGGACGGCTCGTCGAGTGGGCGCTCAGTCCGGCGACCGTCACCGCGGCGGCGGGCCTACCGGTGGACCCCCGGCCGCCGGCGTATGTCCAGGAGTCGCACATCAGGACCGCCCGATCCGTGCGAGAGGACGGCCTGACCGTGCCGACCTGGCTCGGCACGGCATTCGACATCCCGGGCACGGTCGATCTCGACGCGCTGCAGGACGCGTTGCGCAGCTGGACGCTTCGGCACGAGACGCTGCGCAGCGGCTTCCGTTGGGACGGCGACGAGATGCGCCGGTTCACGCTTGATGCCGAGGCCGTTTCACTCCACCGTGAGGAGGCCGGCGACTTTCCCGACGCGGCGCGACTCGTCCAGCACCTCCAGGACCGCTTCGACGCCGCCGCGAACGCGCTGAGCTGGCCCAACTTCCTTTACGCGGCGGTCATCAGGGCCGACTGCACCAGCGTGTACATGGCTTTCGACCACAGCAACGTGGACGCGTATTCCATCCAGCGCCTGCCCGCCGAGATCAACGAGCTCTACGCGGCAGCCGCCGAGGGCCGCCCCGCTGAGGAGTCGCCGGTCGGCAGTTATGTCGACTTCTGTGAGATCGAGCGGGCGGACGCGGACCGGATCGACGGCACCCACGCGATCGTCGGCCGCTGGCGCGAGTTCATCCGGCGGTGCAACGGGAAGCTGCCCAACTTCCCCGTAGAACTCGGCCTGGAGCCCGGCGGCCCGCTGCCCACGCAGAAGCTCATGCGCGAGATGCTCGTCGACGCTGACGCCGCCGCGGCGTTCGAGTCGTACTGCCGACCCTTCGGTGGCAGCCTCGTCGGCATCCTGGCCGCCACCAGCCTCATCGTCCACGAGATCAGCGGACAGCCCGTCTACCGCGCCGTCCTGCCGTTCCACACCCGGGTGAAGTCCAAGTGGTCCGATTCCGTGGGCTGGTACGTCGGCGGCGCGCCCATCGAGGTCGCCATGGACAACGCACCCGATTTCCGCGGCGCCCTGGCAGCCGTGCGCGCCGAGCTCCAGGCCAACAGGTCGCTGGCCCGCATGCCCCTTGCCCGGGTGCTGCGCCTGCTCGGCTCGGACTTCCGCCCGACCTCGCCCGACCTGTACTCGATCGTCTCGTACGTCGACGCGCGAGGCATCCCCGGTTCGGAGCGCTGGGACGAACTGGCCGCGTACGGACTCGTCCGGGTGTCCTACGGCGACCAGGTGTGCGTCTGGCTCAACCGGCTCCACGAGGGCCTGTGGTTCACCTGCCGATACCCCGACACCGATGTCGCCTTCAAGAACATGCGGCTGTACGTCGAGCGGTTGGGAGACATCATCCTCTCGGTGGCCCGCGAACAACGTGCCCTCGAACTCGCCCCACACGACCTGGTCGGCTGA
- a CDS encoding DUF2637 domain-containing protein: MRTDYDAVNQYADYTQPIDVQHMWRTPDPEAPADGWDPDEELARILQPTHSVDPVPPPLDSDRHSRRTVSRRRPRTGFHILAGKRRIIAVSILIAIITICAVTMLTWSISYSYNQLRAIALLVASPHLARWWPLTVYGPWMLAGLSILRAAVQHRTARRSWAVMLISSGTAVALCIGQAPHSLFAMVVVGIPPVTALVCFRELVGQFSPRPGPRHAFDVLSGAKKVRP, from the coding sequence ATGAGGACCGACTATGACGCGGTGAACCAATACGCTGATTACACTCAGCCAATTGACGTGCAGCACATGTGGCGCACGCCTGATCCGGAGGCCCCGGCGGACGGTTGGGACCCGGACGAGGAGCTGGCCCGGATCCTGCAGCCGACGCACAGCGTGGATCCCGTCCCTCCCCCTCTGGACAGCGACAGGCACTCACGCCGCACGGTCAGCCGACGCCGGCCTCGGACAGGGTTTCACATCCTCGCCGGGAAACGCAGGATCATCGCCGTCTCGATCCTGATCGCAATAATCACCATTTGCGCGGTGACGATGCTGACCTGGTCCATCTCTTATTCGTACAATCAGCTGCGCGCCATTGCGCTGCTTGTGGCGTCTCCGCATTTGGCGCGATGGTGGCCGCTGACGGTGTACGGGCCGTGGATGCTGGCAGGTCTGTCCATCCTGCGGGCAGCCGTTCAGCACCGGACTGCTCGGCGTTCCTGGGCCGTGATGCTGATCTCCTCCGGCACTGCGGTTGCTTTGTGCATCGGCCAGGCGCCACATTCGCTTTTCGCGATGGTGGTCGTCGGAATCCCGCCGGTTACCGCCCTGGTCTGCTTCCGTGAACTCGTCGGCCAGTTCTCGCCCCGGCCCGGCCCTCGGCACGCATTCGACGTGCTGAGCGGGGCCAAGAAAGTAAGGCCGTAG
- the topA gene encoding type I DNA topoisomerase codes for MSPTSETAKGGRRLVIVESPAKAKTIKGYLGPGYVVEASVGHIRDLPNGAAEVPEKYTGEVRRLGVDVEHDFQPIYVVNADKKAQVRKLKELLAESDELFLATDEDREGEAIAWHLQEVLKPKVPVHRMVFHEITKDAIRDAVANPRELNQRMVDAQETRRILDRLYGYEVSPVLWKKVMPRLSAGRVQSVATRLVVERERERIAFRSAEYWDLTGTFSTGRAGDASDPSTLVARLNTVDGRRVAQGRDFGPDGQLKSDVLHLDEANARALAAALAESSFAVRSVESKPYRRSPYAPFRTTTLQQEASRKLGFGAKATMQVAQKLYENGFITYMRTDSTTLSDTAVAAARAQVTQLYGADYLPDKPRTYAGKVKNAQEAHEAIRPSGDRFRTPAETGLSGDQFRLYELIWKRTVASQMKDAVGNSVTVKIAGQASDGRQAEFTASGKTITFHGFMKAYVEGADDPNAELDDRERRLPQVAEGDALSSEEISVDGHATKPPARYTEASLVKELEEREIGRPSTYASIIGTILDRGYVFKKGTALVPSFLSFAVVNLLEKHFGRLVDYDFTAKMEDDLDRIARGEAQSVPWLKRFYFGEGDSTTGGSASAAGNGDGDHLGGLKELVTDLGAIDAREISSFPVGEGIVLRVGRYGPYVERGEKDSESHQRADVQEDLAPDELTVEYAEELLAKPSGDFELGADPVSGNQIVAKDGRYGPYVTEILPEGTPKTGKNAVKPRTASLFKSMSLDTVTLDDALKLMSLPRVVGTDAEGVEITAQNGRYGPYLKKGTDSRSLETEDQLFSITLDEALAIYAQPKQRGRAAAKPPLKELGVDPVSEKPVVVKDGRFGPYVTDGETNATLRTADSVEEITPERGFELLAEKRAKGPAKKTAKKAPAKKAPAKKAATAKKAPAKKTAAAKKTTASKTAAAKKAPAKKTAAKKTAASE; via the coding sequence TTGTCCCCGACCAGCGAGACCGCAAAGGGCGGCCGCCGACTCGTCATCGTCGAGTCTCCTGCCAAGGCGAAGACGATCAAGGGCTACCTCGGCCCCGGTTATGTCGTCGAGGCGAGCGTCGGGCACATCCGCGACCTGCCGAACGGCGCCGCCGAGGTGCCCGAGAAGTACACCGGTGAGGTGCGCCGTCTCGGCGTGGACGTCGAGCACGACTTCCAGCCGATCTACGTCGTCAATGCCGACAAGAAGGCCCAGGTCAGGAAGCTCAAGGAGCTTCTGGCCGAGTCCGACGAACTCTTCCTCGCCACCGATGAGGACCGCGAGGGCGAAGCCATCGCGTGGCACCTGCAGGAAGTCCTGAAGCCCAAGGTCCCGGTCCACCGGATGGTCTTCCACGAGATCACCAAGGACGCCATCCGGGACGCCGTCGCCAACCCGCGCGAGCTCAATCAGCGCATGGTCGACGCCCAGGAGACCCGCCGCATCCTCGACCGTCTCTACGGCTACGAGGTCTCGCCGGTCCTGTGGAAGAAGGTCATGCCGCGGCTGTCCGCCGGGCGCGTCCAGTCCGTGGCCACCCGGCTCGTCGTGGAGCGGGAACGCGAGCGCATTGCGTTTCGTTCTGCTGAGTACTGGGACCTGACCGGGACGTTCTCCACCGGCCGGGCGGGCGACGCCTCCGACCCGTCCACGCTGGTGGCACGGCTGAACACGGTCGACGGCCGGCGCGTTGCGCAGGGCCGTGACTTCGGTCCCGACGGACAACTCAAGAGTGACGTCCTGCACCTGGACGAGGCCAACGCGCGGGCCCTGGCCGCGGCGCTCGCCGAGTCCTCCTTCGCCGTGCGCTCGGTGGAGTCCAAGCCCTACCGCCGCTCGCCGTACGCCCCGTTCCGTACGACGACGCTCCAGCAGGAGGCCTCGCGCAAGCTGGGCTTCGGCGCGAAGGCGACCATGCAGGTCGCCCAGAAGCTGTACGAGAACGGCTTCATCACCTATATGCGTACGGACTCCACGACGCTGTCCGACACGGCGGTCGCGGCCGCCCGCGCCCAGGTGACGCAGCTGTACGGCGCCGACTACCTGCCGGACAAGCCGCGCACGTACGCCGGGAAGGTCAAGAACGCGCAGGAGGCGCACGAGGCGATCCGCCCTTCGGGTGATCGTTTCCGCACCCCGGCCGAGACCGGTCTGTCCGGCGACCAGTTCCGGCTCTACGAGCTGATCTGGAAGCGGACCGTCGCCTCCCAGATGAAGGACGCGGTCGGCAACTCGGTGACCGTCAAGATCGCGGGGCAGGCGAGCGACGGCCGACAGGCCGAGTTCACCGCGTCCGGCAAGACGATCACCTTCCACGGCTTCATGAAGGCGTACGTCGAGGGCGCGGACGACCCGAACGCCGAGCTCGACGACCGCGAGCGCAGGCTGCCGCAGGTCGCCGAGGGCGACGCGCTGTCGTCCGAGGAGATCTCGGTGGACGGCCACGCGACCAAGCCGCCCGCCCGCTACACCGAGGCCTCGCTGGTCAAGGAGCTGGAAGAGCGCGAGATCGGGCGTCCTTCCACGTACGCCTCGATCATCGGGACGATCCTGGACCGCGGTTATGTCTTCAAGAAGGGCACGGCGCTCGTCCCGTCGTTCCTGAGCTTCGCCGTGGTCAACCTCCTGGAGAAGCACTTCGGGCGGCTCGTCGACTACGACTTCACCGCCAAGATGGAGGACGACCTCGACCGCATCGCGCGGGGCGAGGCCCAGTCGGTGCCGTGGCTGAAGCGTTTCTACTTCGGCGAGGGCGACTCGACCACGGGCGGCTCGGCCTCCGCCGCCGGTAACGGCGACGGGGACCACCTGGGCGGTCTCAAGGAGCTCGTCACCGACCTCGGTGCGATCGACGCCCGCGAGATCTCCTCGTTCCCCGTCGGCGAGGGGATCGTGCTCCGCGTCGGGCGCTACGGCCCCTACGTCGAGCGCGGCGAGAAGGACTCCGAGAGCCACCAGCGCGCGGACGTCCAGGAGGACCTGGCCCCCGACGAGCTGACCGTCGAGTACGCGGAGGAACTGCTCGCCAAGCCGAGCGGCGACTTCGAGCTCGGCGCGGACCCGGTGAGCGGCAACCAGATCGTCGCCAAGGACGGGCGCTACGGTCCGTACGTCACCGAGATCCTGCCCGAGGGCACGCCGAAGACCGGCAAGAACGCGGTCAAGCCGCGCACCGCCTCGCTCTTCAAGTCGATGTCCCTGGACACGGTGACGCTGGACGACGCGCTGAAGCTCATGTCGCTGCCGCGGGTGGTTGGTACGGACGCCGAGGGCGTCGAGATCACCGCGCAGAACGGGCGCTACGGGCCGTACCTGAAGAAGGGCACCGACTCGCGCTCCCTGGAGACCGAGGACCAGCTCTTCTCCATCACGCTGGACGAGGCGCTGGCGATCTACGCCCAGCCCAAGCAGCGTGGCCGCGCGGCCGCCAAGCCGCCGCTCAAGGAGCTCGGCGTCGACCCGGTCAGCGAGAAGCCGGTCGTGGTGAAGGACGGGCGCTTCGGTCCGTACGTCACCGACGGCGAGACCAACGCGACGCTGCGGACCGCCGACAGCGTCGAGGAGATCACGCCGGAGCGGGGTTTCGAACTGCTCGCCGAGAAGCGGGCGAAGGGCCCGGCCAAGAAGACGGCCAAGAAGGCTCCCGCGAAGAAGGCCCCGGCCAAGAAGGCCGCGACCGCGAAGAAGGCCCCCGCCAAGAAGACGGCGGCGGCGAAGAAGACCACGGCGTCCAAGACGGCGGCGGCGAAGAAGGCCCCGGCGAAGAAGACGGCCGCGAAGAAGACGGCGGCGTCGGAGTAG
- the tmk gene encoding dTMP kinase, which produces MTRGAEQSPSSEGPGGTPTVVSPTSEALAADSRERAVRALLRIPSLRRLWSAQLVGGIGDTLAVLVTLLLALQAAVEQQSFGGGYRGAAFAIAAVLGARVFATVLFGAVLLGPVSALTAPGGPLDRRWTMVGADGVRAALLIVAPLWIDWTPANALLFILATAFLVGVAERFWTVAKESAAPALLPPPPLEGAAVRPLPDHLEALRRLSLRTTFVAIPLGAVALLVAALVSNLLGTGVDWFKLHQAALASYLAAGLFAASISVVALLELPATQTPRARSPLEGLRRPTTGNGPDKGRTGAISLLVLACASVAGAIAAAAAVAVLHAVDLGGGPAAFALLILMLTGGTVLGIRTAAKILPVLSRRRLMSLAIAVTGVALLAMGLVPDLATVLLIALVAGVAAGVAANTGHVLIDQETEEYRRARTTEHLQAVVRVSIGLGAIAAPLLAAAIGSHRVESGAFVFEHGGAGFTLMLVGALLLPVAAVVLAKTDDRQGVPLRRDLVDAVRGADPAQAPAATGFFIALEGGDGAGKSTQAEALAQWIRAKGHEVVVTREPGATPMGKRLRSILLDVSSAGLSNRAEALLYAADRAEHVDSLVRPALERGAIVISDRYIDSSVAYQGAGRDLSPTEIARINRWATGGLVPNLTVLLDVSPETARERFTEAPDRLESEPPEFHGRVRSGFLTLAAADPSRYLVVDAGQEPEAVTTVVRHRLDQMLPLSEAEIKAQEEARKKAEEDARKRAEEEAARKAEEERLERERQEQLAKLRAEEEERKRRELEDARRREEERQAEEARQRAEEARRLAEEERKRREAEEKARAVEQERLRKQAEEEARLRAEAEERRLEKQRKAEEALLRAEEARRLAEAAATAAAAKAASAASAAAAPTTKMPPVTKASAASTAPPTTKASAAPASQSAAPADVSPSEITVPTPIVSPNEVTQPVPVAEPNEVTQEVPVAEPNDVTQEVPVAEPGAAGGDSGRGADAAETTVLPAVSDAARDGARGTARDVEETAVLPPVPHADPADRVPPGIFRDGPGAGHRADGGNERTRELPQIDPVTGQERPRRRSDWAEETPLDDLPTLADELLGPRDDEDDNRRGGRRR; this is translated from the coding sequence ATGACGCGAGGAGCCGAGCAATCCCCAAGCTCTGAAGGGCCGGGGGGGACCCCCACGGTCGTGAGCCCCACCTCCGAAGCCCTAGCCGCAGACTCACGCGAGCGCGCTGTGCGTGCCCTGCTGCGCATCCCATCGCTCCGGCGGTTGTGGAGCGCACAGCTCGTGGGCGGGATCGGCGACACGCTCGCCGTGCTCGTCACGCTGCTGCTGGCGTTGCAGGCCGCGGTGGAGCAGCAGTCCTTCGGGGGTGGATACCGGGGTGCCGCGTTCGCGATCGCCGCGGTACTCGGCGCCCGGGTGTTCGCGACGGTGCTCTTCGGCGCCGTGCTGCTCGGCCCGGTCTCCGCGCTCACCGCGCCGGGCGGCCCGCTCGACCGGCGCTGGACGATGGTCGGCGCCGACGGCGTACGGGCCGCGCTGCTGATCGTCGCGCCGCTGTGGATCGACTGGACCCCGGCCAACGCCCTGCTGTTCATCCTCGCCACCGCCTTCCTGGTCGGCGTCGCCGAACGGTTCTGGACGGTCGCCAAGGAGAGCGCGGCGCCCGCGCTGCTGCCCCCGCCGCCCCTGGAGGGCGCGGCCGTGCGGCCGCTTCCCGACCATCTGGAGGCGTTGCGCAGGCTGTCGCTGCGCACCACTTTCGTGGCCATCCCGCTGGGTGCCGTCGCGCTGCTCGTCGCCGCGCTCGTCAGCAATCTGCTGGGGACGGGCGTCGACTGGTTCAAGCTGCACCAGGCCGCGCTCGCCTCGTACCTCGCCGCGGGCCTGTTCGCCGCCTCCATCTCCGTGGTGGCCCTGCTCGAACTGCCGGCCACCCAGACTCCGCGGGCCCGTTCACCGCTGGAGGGGCTACGCAGGCCCACCACCGGCAACGGTCCCGACAAGGGGCGTACCGGCGCGATCTCGCTGCTCGTGCTCGCCTGCGCCTCGGTCGCCGGGGCGATCGCCGCGGCGGCGGCCGTCGCCGTGCTGCACGCCGTGGACCTGGGCGGCGGCCCGGCCGCCTTCGCGCTGCTGATCCTCATGCTGACCGGCGGCACAGTGCTCGGCATCCGCACCGCCGCCAAGATCCTTCCGGTGCTGTCCCGGCGGCGCCTGATGTCGCTCGCCATCGCCGTCACCGGCGTCGCGCTGCTCGCCATGGGCCTGGTGCCCGACCTGGCGACGGTGTTGCTGATCGCGCTGGTGGCGGGCGTCGCCGCCGGCGTCGCGGCCAATACCGGTCATGTACTGATCGACCAGGAGACCGAGGAGTACCGCAGGGCCCGCACGACCGAGCACCTCCAGGCGGTCGTACGGGTCTCGATAGGTCTGGGCGCCATCGCCGCGCCGCTGCTGGCCGCGGCCATCGGGAGCCACCGGGTCGAGTCGGGCGCGTTCGTCTTCGAGCACGGTGGCGCGGGCTTCACGCTGATGCTGGTCGGAGCGTTGCTGCTGCCCGTGGCCGCCGTGGTGCTGGCCAAGACCGACGACCGCCAGGGCGTCCCGCTGCGGCGCGATCTGGTCGACGCGGTGCGCGGTGCCGACCCGGCGCAGGCCCCGGCCGCGACCGGCTTCTTCATCGCACTGGAGGGCGGCGACGGCGCGGGCAAGTCCACGCAGGCCGAGGCGCTCGCCCAGTGGATCAGGGCCAAGGGCCACGAGGTCGTGGTGACGCGTGAGCCCGGCGCGACGCCGATGGGCAAGCGGCTGCGGTCGATCCTGCTCGACGTGTCGTCCGCGGGCCTCTCCAACCGTGCCGAGGCACTGCTGTACGCCGCGGACCGCGCCGAGCACGTCGACTCGCTGGTACGCCCCGCCCTTGAGCGCGGCGCGATCGTCATCTCGGACCGCTACATCGACTCCTCGGTGGCCTACCAGGGAGCCGGTCGTGATCTGTCCCCGACCGAAATCGCCCGAATCAACCGGTGGGCAACTGGCGGACTCGTACCGAATCTGACCGTTCTGCTCGATGTTTCGCCCGAGACGGCGCGCGAGCGGTTCACCGAGGCGCCGGACCGGCTGGAGTCGGAGCCGCCCGAGTTCCACGGCCGGGTCAGGTCCGGGTTCCTCACCCTGGCCGCCGCCGATCCGTCGCGCTACCTGGTGGTCGACGCGGGCCAGGAGCCGGAGGCGGTCACCACCGTCGTACGCCATCGGCTCGACCAGATGCTTCCGCTGTCCGAGGCCGAGATCAAGGCTCAGGAAGAAGCGCGCAAGAAGGCCGAGGAAGACGCCCGCAAGCGCGCGGAGGAAGAGGCCGCGCGCAAGGCCGAGGAGGAGCGTCTGGAGCGCGAGCGCCAGGAGCAGCTCGCCAAGCTCCGCGCCGAGGAGGAGGAGCGCAAGCGGCGCGAGCTGGAAGACGCGCGCCGCCGCGAGGAGGAGCGTCAGGCGGAGGAGGCCCGGCAGCGGGCCGAGGAGGCCAGGCGGCTCGCCGAGGAGGAGCGCAAGCGGCGCGAGGCCGAGGAGAAGGCGCGCGCGGTCGAGCAGGAGCGGCTGCGCAAGCAGGCCGAGGAGGAGGCCCGGCTGCGCGCCGAGGCCGAGGAACGCCGACTGGAGAAGCAGCGCAAGGCGGAGGAGGCGCTGCTCCGCGCCGAGGAGGCCCGCCGCCTCGCGGAGGCGGCCGCCACCGCGGCAGCGGCGAAGGCGGCGAGTGCGGCTTCGGCCGCCGCGGCACCGACCACCAAGATGCCGCCGGTTACCAAGGCGTCCGCTGCGTCCACGGCACCGCCGACTACCAAGGCGTCCGCCGCGCCCGCGTCGCAGTCGGCGGCCCCTGCCGATGTCTCGCCCTCCGAGATCACCGTCCCGACCCCGATCGTCAGCCCGAACGAGGTCACCCAGCCGGTGCCGGTCGCCGAGCCGAACGAGGTGACCCAGGAAGTGCCGGTCGCCGAACCGAACGATGTGACGCAGGAGGTGCCGGTCGCCGAGCCGGGTGCGGCGGGCGGCGATTCCGGCCGCGGGGCCGACGCCGCGGAGACGACCGTGCTGCCGGCGGTGTCGGACGCGGCCCGGGACGGCGCCCGCGGCACCGCGCGCGATGTCGAGGAGACGGCGGTGCTGCCGCCGGTACCCCACGCGGACCCCGCGGACCGGGTGCCGCCGGGTATCTTCCGCGACGGGCCGGGCGCGGGGCACCGGGCCGACGGCGGCAACGAGCGCACCCGTGAACTGCCGCAGATCGACCCGGTGACGGGCCAGGAAAGGCCTCGGCGGCGTTCGGACTGGGCGGAGGAGACCCCGCTGGACGACCTGCCGACGCTCGCCGACGAACTCCTCGGCCCGCGCGACGACGAGGACGACAACCGGCGGGGTGGCCGCCGCCGCTGA